The Bradysia coprophila strain Holo2 chromosome X unlocalized genomic scaffold, BU_Bcop_v1 contig_20, whole genome shotgun sequence region ATCGTTGCAATCAAGGAAAATTCTGGCGGCATGGACAGCGGCTTCACATCCACCTTTCACTGAAAATCCAAGCTGTGTGGGTTTCACCATATTAGATAGCTTGTCCGCAATGCTCTTACAAACTAATTTTGATGCTAAACGGCGAAACGTACATCCAATTGCTATAGGTCGGATTCCACCATCCTTTTTTGATAATGCTATCAACGAAGCACCATAAATAACTGGcagaaatttattattcactTTTCCTGACACCATGAAATTGACCATCTTAGTGAAGGTTTGTAAAAGACTACCTTCAGTAGAACCGTTATTAATTGACAGGAGGTCCTTTAGATGTTGTGGACTTAAGCTGTCAATGCCACCTGCTGAACCATTTCGGAATGAGTTTATAGATTTGCTAGTGTCTTCAGAGGTCATGTCTATTGTTCCTTCGTTTGGGTCCGGTAGCAATGACGGGTCATCAACAGGAGCCTCGAAGccgtgtttttcttttaattgttCAAAAATTGCAACGTCATATTTAAGAAGATTATCATCACTCGACAATATTCTAATTGCTCCCCGAATGTCTCCATCGAACACCTTAGATTCAATATATTTGGCTGACGTTTGACTGAATTGTTTCTGCGTTCTAGACAAAACTGGTTCTAAGTTGTTGGTCACTTTGAATGGAAAGTTGTCGGTTGGGCTACAACCCGCGAAATTCCCTAAAATCTACCATCCACAACATATACATAAACCTAACAGCGACTAGCACGGCTAGATGATTTGGGCAATAGTATGGAttgattttcttaaattgaaaatccaGACCTTCTATAGTAGTCTCTCCTAACAATTGGTTGTTAaactaatttcaaaaatttgtactTGCAGTGCAGAGTGCAGAAACCTCTCATTAAGTTTAGATGTTTTGTCATAACAGCAGCTTTAAGTTAGCGATATCCCAAAATTACGTTCAAACGGCAGTCTTGAGCAGCTCAATTTTGCTACttagaattttcaagtttataAAATCGGTCCAACCTATTGGGCCTGCTGCTTACTCATTCGCTAACCGTGGGTAGACGGGCGTTGTACTCTTTCCATGAGTATGACCAGATGAGTAGGTAAAACAGGATAGTTCTGTCAGCAAATGTTTGTAGTGAAAGTATTACTTCACCAATTCATACAACACTGTCTGTGATGCGTATGTAGCACTATTAAAACCACCTGATAAACCACAATATTTGTTAATTCTCTTAAGTACCAATCATATTGAACAGTTTAACAAAACTTACTAGACTAAATTAAAgtacaataatatcgtttataTCAATGGGATGCAAAGGTATCTCTACTTATTACGGTGTGTATGAATTGCGTAgtaatcaaaatttcaatagaattcCGTTGTTGatgaattattgaaattttccggTTAATTTCATTAGATTGTCGGTAAGTTTGGGCTATACCGAAGAAAATATTGCACTGCTCTCGAATTCAATTCTGTATAGGTTCCTGTAATTTATGTGATTGCTGAAGGGCATATATACAAATTATAACGTTCATCCCCAATGTACGCTAATATGCGTGTGCTCGTAAAACATATCAGAAAGACTAACATGAGAAGTAATGTACTAACATCATTgagtcaaatttaaaattgaactcGCAAAGATAACCATGGTATTTAAACAAAGAGAGGGTAATGCAAACCTTCAACGGATCACAGAAATTACGAGACCCAAGTCAAAGTAGGGTCCATTTTGTTTTAGAGAGTTTGCATCAAATACTTCGAAGTTAACAACGTATAAAGCATTTTTTTCGTATATGGGTCTTCCCTTGGCCTTGCCATTTTCACCTCTAAGTTATTGTATTGCTAATGGAATTTTCATAGAtcttttaacaaatttatgaatttttgataCCTTCGCAGGCCATTGAAACAGAACGATCCAGTAAATCTACGGCTATTTTAACTATTTTAAGTCATCATTATGTTCTACGTTAAATTCGTTTAATTCCTTATTATCACAGCatatttgcatttttcttcttttctttccgAACTTCGAAATACTTTTCCAGACCCCAAAAGAAAACGGTCaaatatgtaaaaatatttaagaagtGCAGCGTCACCGTGTAATTAGTTGCATCTCGTATAACACCTGTATAGTAAGAATATTTGTTGTCTTATTAGTAAACCATTTTCACGAAATAAACAGTTTTTTCACGAACCAATTAACGGTCCAACAGAGAAATAAAAGAATCCAGCGAAAAGAAGTTGTAGACCAGTAGCGGCTGGTAGTCGAGCCAATGGCACATAGCTAGGAATTACTAGAGCCATGAAAACGGTTCGTAAACCTTTGTTTAGGCCGATCCAACATGATGCAGCAATAACTGCTTCGTACGAACGAATATGTGCTACACCTGAAATACAAATGTTTATGATGCAAATAAAGGGATTGTTAAAACTACGATCGAATAAAAAACAACGACACAATCCCTACTAGAAATGTAAggtaataaatttgcataaaagttTGAAGCAGAGTACATGTAGTACAAGACCATTACATAACAGAGATTGTGTACTGTACTCAATTTATAACAGCCTGTGTGTAGACTATCCaaagtttttggtgtgtttatATCTACCTACAAATATTGTATGAAGATGTCGTATGAATGAGTTTCTTGAACacacaatttaattatttcaaaattcgaTCAAAATTTAAGCGAATAGATATACAGTTCTTACTGGAATTCAGTGCATATGGAAAAGAATTATGTCAAACACGATTTCAGCATAGCTTCAAAAGCTCCTAATATACTTACGTACGACCATTATTTATCAAGTCGAAATCATATTCTCCGACTTGAGACTAGTGATTGTCAAGAGTCAAGGGtaaaatgtgacgcaagttcctGTGCATGCTTTAAAAAAACAGACGCATTCAGCGTCAGtacttaaaatattaaaaaaagttgtctcaaaaaatttttagaagcAGAAtcttgcgtcacaaagtgacTGACGATGTCTTTCAGGACATACGTTCCTGTATTATAAAGATCTACTTacctttcctcaacatctacgaaagtttttttttttaggtaAAATTGTCTTTCTAAagtttttagtcaaatttttgtttgtgtagCTTCCTTATTCCGTTCATCGACGTAAAGGACTATAATCAATTTTCTCACAAACATTGGCATCGTCTCCACATTATTAGCATAGGTGACAAgcaattattaaattaatttgatgtgatacttacaaagtctTCCCATTCCCATTCCCAAAATGCCAAAgaggaaaaacgttttattttccCATCCAATTTTTCCGGCAATGAACGGTACGAAAAACCTCGTAAATATATCCATAGCACCTAACAACGACATGCAAGTTGCGATCTGTTGTTTGCTGAAACCATACTCCCCCAGTACGAATGGCGTTAGAATTGAATAATTCAATTCCGCAAAATTTGCTATGGTAACGCCGACCATTAGGTTAATATATCGGATATCCTTCAAAAGATCCAAATCGAAGAACACGcacaatttttgaaagaatgTGTAGTTTTCATGCTTTTCTTCTTCTGCCAAAACGCCATTCGGAGGCTGATCGTTTTTCACCAAGAGTTTCTTTTCCTCGCCACACATACAATGTTCGCTCTTAGAGTTGGATACGTACTGTTCTAGTCTCTTCGAAACGTCCTTAAGAACTTCCTTTTCTGCATTAAACGAATTCGTTGATATCTTACGAAATGGcgtcaattgattttttgtggACAAACCACTGTTGTCATTCAAGTACttcaaatcatcaaaaatgctTTGTTTCTTCTCAGTCACCGATATTTGTTGACTGAAAGTACCACGTCTGGAACCAGCCTCGTCTTTATCACCCTCTCGTAACGACACACCATCTGGCATTTTATTGACGAACAACGTGTCATCGTTAATAAATGGCTTATTTTGAAGTATATTGAAATTGCTCTTTGTTAAGTCTTGAGGTGCCTTGTAACTGGGACAGTCTTCTGTTGGAGCTTCGTCGATCTTAATTGCATTGAAAATCTCTTTTAGTTTTTCCCGTTTCTCCGatttcgaaaaactttttttcctcgtCTGAGGTGTATCTTGCATCGGTGGGTCTACTACGGTCACTTTGTCATCAGTGTTACCCTTGTCGTAGCCATCTTTTATACTCTTGCTGTCTTTCGACAACGCCCCCAAATTGACGTAGgaagttttatttgaaatcagCAGATTCTGACTGGATGGAATTCGTGAATTAAGTCTAGTTGTGCGATTGGAAGTTAATGACATAGTGGAGCCGGAAAATGAAGGTTTCCTAGAAAACCATCCATCGTTCGCTGAGGTCATCATTGGCGTTCCTGGGTCTATAATTTCATATCCTGTCATACTGTGATGATCCGAATTGTATAGATATTGACTGGAAAAGACACTTTGATTCTTCTTGGATGCCATCAAGCAATAATCGCATTGCTTATCTTGAGGGCTCGATGTTTCCAAGTCTTTGTTATCTTTCTTCACATGCCATTTTACTGGTTGAAAAACCAAGGAACAAGCAACAGCATTTAGAGCTATTCCACCAAAAATCATTACCGTCCCCTGCACACCAAACTCAGGTATGAGGTAAGCAATCAGAATGGGAAACACTATGGGACCTAGACCCGTTGCAGTCCATGTAATACCGGTTGCTATCCTTCGTTTCTCCTTAAAGTATGTGTTGACGGCTAAAGAGTTCGCCGACGCATTGATACCAGCGCCAATACCTAAGGATTAGTATGAGATGAATAGCTTTTCAAATAAAGCCAAACATTGTTACAAACCGTACAAAATAGAAAAGCTCATCACATAAGTTAGAAACGATGACGATACGGATGTTAGGAATACGGATATCGCCACCAATAGCGAACCACAGAATCCTACTTGGCGATATGTAAATCGTCTGAACATTGGTCCATTGAGTAAACCTGCGGATTTTGAGAAGATATTTGTTAGAGAcgatttcaaattcaatttgtaggTCAGTTTGATTAGAATCAATTCGGATCGGAGCCGTTTATATCCACAGTCGTTACTAGGACACGAGAACTATAATGCtacacagagaaaaatcctggattagatttaaatctttttcggattacatataggaccaaatttatttttggattgaaatctaatttttcgaaagattacttgcatttaatctttcgaaaataatctgtcgacggattagatcgaaatcttcctagagatttcaatttcttttattttgaaattacaaattttattccaacatttatttgaatattgagtcagatttagttgttttatttattctgaaattggaaattttatttatttagttgaaattaaatgttttttttacttactttgatcaggatttgaactcgttcacCTCGGTAACTCCGTATCTCCCGTCCTGTACTTTACCACTGAGCTATTGGGTTCTTAATCTTAGCAAGATTCtttttcgaaccgttgttgcGGAGATTCTActctttcaaagattaaaaaataatcttctgaacgaaacctttgtaccaactgaggtaaccatcatagtaaacgagttcaaatcctaatcgaaggcaacatttttttttaatttttccaattatttaataaacggTTATCATACTTCATAAATCTGTATGAGCATAGATAAGGAAGTTGAGCCTggcaaaactattgaaaagtGCCATAAgcgtatggaaaatattataataaaacggTATTTTGCACCCATATTTAATTGTACCTTTGATTAAGAAGTATAACAGACCAATTTGCATGGaagaattatttactttttcaacgattttcttAACTCGGAAATCAATATCctttaagaaaagaaaaaaaaatctcaaacatTTGTGTACTGTGGTTTTTACTTTTGAATCGCTATCAGGTGACTAAAAATTACACATGGCAGTAGCTTCTAATCATAAACTCTAGATACCATAACAACgaactttaaacaaaaacaaaacattttcgtgggaaattctttacttttcattgctactatcaattttagcCATTTTAACCCGAAACGcaatctatcgaaagatttaatttttgtaatctttaaaaaaagattgaaaagaaatctttcgaaatatttaaaatattcgtaatctttctgtagattaaacatttaatccgacttttttctctgtgtagCGGTTGATAATGGATTTACCAGCGCATTCTTCGTGAATTTGGATTTTATAGTTAGTAGGTCAACGGACAGATGTTTTGAACTAGTctgatcaaattaaattctttggatttttttattaaatctttTTGTACGAAACTTTAGAAAAGCAGCCAACGCAGTTCCGTTACCACATgaactcatttttttaaagtctaTCTTCACCGATATCTCGAGCAAGATATAACAATCAAAGATTACCTGTTTTGTATAGAAGAAGGAAAAGAAAGATATGTGACGTCGATGATAAAGGCGGATATGTTCAAAAATTGCTTCTGTTGAAGATAAAAGCTTTCTTCTGTAAAGTAAAGATGGACACCTTCCTTTggttttctatatttttttaaagtcgaAGAAACACTTCAGCAGGATGTATCTTCTGTGATTTTAGAGTCTAGCCAAAAAGTTAACCTGTCGAATAGTTCCAGCTGGTAATTACTAGTAATTGGTGACTTTTACTGTCAGCTGACGCAAATCATACGTAATCTCAAGAAGTTAACAGTTTGATAATGAGATAACTGTACAGGCAGACAAATAAATTAGCTGAGGGAAAAAGGTAGGCTGGTTTATGGACGTCCACGTGCTC contains the following coding sequences:
- the LOC119068909 gene encoding uncharacterized protein LOC119068909 isoform X2, whose translation is MCGCVRMCGLLNGPMFRRFTYRQVGFCGSLLVAISVFLTSVSSSFLTYVMSFSILYGIGAGINASANSLAVNTYFKEKRRIATGITWTATGLGPIVFPILIAYLIPEFGVQGTVMIFGGIALNAVACSLVFQPVKWHVKKDNKDLETSSPQDKQCDYCLMASKKNQSVFSSQYLYNSDHHSMTGYEIIDPGTPMMTSANDGWFSRKPSFSGSTMSLTSNRTTRLNSRIPSSQNLLISNKTSYVNLGALSKDSKSIKDGYDKGNTDDKVTVVDPPMQDTPQTRKKSFSKSEKREKLKEIFNAIKIDEAPTEDCPSYKAPQDLTKSNFNILQNKPFINDDTLFVNKMPDGVSLREGDKDEAGSRRGTFSQQISVTEKKQSIFDDLKYLNDNSGLSTKNQLTPFRKISTNSFNAEKEVLKDVSKRLEQYVSNSKSEHCMCGEEKKLLVKNDQPPNGVLAEEEKHENYTFFQKLCVFFDLDLLKDIRYINLMVGVTIANFAELNYSILTPFVLGEYGFSKQQIATCMSLLGAMDIFTRFFVPFIAGKIGWENKTFFLFGILGMGMGRLCVAHIRSYEAVIAASCWIGLNKGLRTVFMALVIPSYVPLARLPAATGLQLLFAGFFYFSVGPLIGVIRDATNYTVTLHFLNIFTYLTVFFWGLEKYFEVRKEKKKNANML
- the LOC119068909 gene encoding uncharacterized protein LOC119068909 isoform X1, yielding MADKNEENRDDSDNVTKKKVRRNKCDLGPNFVAPDGGWGWFVVIAAGISNLSAFPMLQQFGLVFRDRLATLGLSGSEITTIINLHSCLTSCVGLLNGPMFRRFTYRQVGFCGSLLVAISVFLTSVSSSFLTYVMSFSILYGIGAGINASANSLAVNTYFKEKRRIATGITWTATGLGPIVFPILIAYLIPEFGVQGTVMIFGGIALNAVACSLVFQPVKWHVKKDNKDLETSSPQDKQCDYCLMASKKNQSVFSSQYLYNSDHHSMTGYEIIDPGTPMMTSANDGWFSRKPSFSGSTMSLTSNRTTRLNSRIPSSQNLLISNKTSYVNLGALSKDSKSIKDGYDKGNTDDKVTVVDPPMQDTPQTRKKSFSKSEKREKLKEIFNAIKIDEAPTEDCPSYKAPQDLTKSNFNILQNKPFINDDTLFVNKMPDGVSLREGDKDEAGSRRGTFSQQISVTEKKQSIFDDLKYLNDNSGLSTKNQLTPFRKISTNSFNAEKEVLKDVSKRLEQYVSNSKSEHCMCGEEKKLLVKNDQPPNGVLAEEEKHENYTFFQKLCVFFDLDLLKDIRYINLMVGVTIANFAELNYSILTPFVLGEYGFSKQQIATCMSLLGAMDIFTRFFVPFIAGKIGWENKTFFLFGILGMGMGRLCVAHIRSYEAVIAASCWIGLNKGLRTVFMALVIPSYVPLARLPAATGLQLLFAGFFYFSVGPLIGVIRDATNYTVTLHFLNIFTYLTVFFWGLEKYFEVRKEKKKNANML